A genome region from Arachis duranensis cultivar V14167 chromosome 8, aradu.V14167.gnm2.J7QH, whole genome shotgun sequence includes the following:
- the LOC107460667 gene encoding chalcone synthase-like, whose protein sequence is MGSVARSSSVAAILAIGTANPPNIILQSEYPDFYFRITKSDHMLDLKQKFDRICKKSMIEKRHFFYTENFLMENPNITTYGAPSLDTRQDILMEEVSKLGKEATLNAIREWGQPLSRITHLIFYTTSCLCNTPGPDYHLAKLLGLTPSVNRLMIFNTGCHGGGTILRVAKDIAENNPGSRVLVVWAEITLASFHGPNSNDMDVLVGQGLFGDGAAAIIIGADPNNCTEVPLFELTFASQTTIPNTESVLRARPEEKGLVYYIGKEVPLLVSENIGKCIIEAFDSIGMMSNDVMDWNNLFYVIHPGGPAILDRIEKKLGLKEEKLRASRHVLRQYGNMTSLSVIFILDEMRKRSKIEGKSTTGEGLEWGVLAGFGPGVSLEVIVLRGICV, encoded by the exons ATGGGGAGTGTAGCAAGGAGTAGTAGTGTGGCTGCGATCCTAGCCATTGGTACTGCAAATCCACCTAATATCATCCTCCAATCTGAATATCCCGATTTTTATTTCAGGATAACCAAAAGTGATCACATGCTAGACTTGAAACAAAAATTCGATCGCATAT gtaAAAAATCAATGATTGAGAAACGACACTTTTTCTATACTGAGAATTTTCTCATGGAGAACCCTAACATCACTACTTATGGAGCTCCTTCTTTGGATACACGACAAGACATACTCATGGAGGAAGTATCAAAACTTGGCAAAGAAGCAACACTGAATGCGATAAGAGAATGGGGCCAACCCTTATCAAGAATCACACACCTCATCTTCTACACAACTTCATGCTTATGCAACACTCCCGGTCCGGATTACCATCTTGCCAAGCTTCTTGGCCTCACCCCAAGCGTTAACAGGCTCATGATTTTCAACACCGGTTGCCATGGCGGCGGGACCATCTTACGCGTTGCCAAGGACATTGCAGAGAACAACCCCGGATCGCGAGTGCTCGTCGTGTGGGCAGAGATTACATTGGCTTCTTTTCACGGTCCTAATTCTAATGACATGGATGTACTTGTCGGGCAGGGCTTATTTGGAGATGGTGCAGCTGCTATCATCATTGGTGCAGATCCTAATAACTGCACTGAAGTTCCTCTCTTTGAACTTACCTTTGCTTCACAAACAACCATACCAAACACCGAGAGTGTACTCCGTGCACGTCCAGAAGAAAAGGGTTTGGTTTATTATATAGGAAAGGAGGTTCCTTTACTTGTGTCTGAAAACATAGGGAAGTGTATAATTGAAGCATTTGATTCCATTGGCATGATGAGCAATGATGTAATGGATTGGAATAACTTGTTCTATGTTATTCATCCAGGTGGGCCGGCTATTTTAGATAGGATCGAAAAGAAGCTTGGGTTGAAGGAAGAGAAATTAAGGGCATCAAGGCATGTGTTGAGGCAATACGGAAACATGACGAGTCTTAGCGTGATTTTCATATTGGATGAGATGAGGAAGAGGTCTAAGATTGAAGGGAAGAGTACAACCGGTGAAGGGTTAGAGTGGGGTGTGTTGGCAGGTTTTGGTCCAGGGGTATCTTTGGAGGTAATAGTGCTTCGTGGTATATGTGTCTAA